The Thiogranum longum genome includes a region encoding these proteins:
- a CDS encoding mechanosensitive ion channel family protein produces MNYQSQFLAGMLRVVSLLLLCAAFSPAIAQDTDLDAFGKMLKTIESDLAKPQIRQETLEKWARKIAAGRPMALDCVEKGEKKQQKLEEDLVSLGEYVSGEPADVTRKRNQVKREIKDIERDLAGCRLLVLRSEELQKSISQETKALLARQLSAKGTNIGVLLMDNWQEPALWLSASKDFIRRHSGISRLEPEDWALLAMLAVISFIAGLWLRLRLLQRARSGAWADDLAGHFSCALVSTVSHHLPWLATSSVLAISLYTMTGDVSPVPFINIALYTLPFYLLAVMVIQLFLAPHQPGVLFVNVPPLLAKQLSRRLTVLVLLAYVGVLLFYTLLAQSLPESAFLLARGVFAAILALNLIWALWLIMRLPHLSGVRAVNWLLMLVLLGALAAEWAGYRNLSVTLLRILLGTSLVIAVTVFLSRLLREFYDSLDEGTRRQTRSIRRLLGVRTGEHFPGLIWIRITTALMLWGMAALAVLRVWGASDATLKQISEWFMSGFELGSLKIVPVRILLAIVSFAVLVALAGWVRAKLESSWLSRARMERGAREALVTISGYLLIMLAILVGLGISGVDFSNLAIIAGALSVGIGFGLQNIVNNFVSGLILLFERPIKTGDWVVVGGTEGYVKRIRIRSTQIQTFDRADVIVPNSELISNQVTNWMLYDMRGRVRVPVGVAYGSDTEKVKDILLQVAAENPKVINDGTTGKPRVLFREFGDSALAFELRCYIHNIDERVRVISDLNFAIDKAFREAGIEIPFPQRDLHMRSWDADKGPPADAG; encoded by the coding sequence ATGAATTACCAATCGCAATTTCTGGCTGGCATGTTACGGGTAGTTTCACTGCTGCTGTTATGCGCCGCTTTTTCACCGGCGATTGCACAAGATACTGACCTGGACGCATTCGGGAAGATGCTGAAAACAATTGAGTCGGATCTTGCAAAACCACAGATCAGGCAGGAGACGCTCGAGAAGTGGGCGCGAAAAATTGCTGCAGGTCGACCAATGGCTCTGGACTGTGTAGAAAAGGGTGAAAAGAAACAGCAAAAGCTGGAAGAGGACCTGGTCAGCCTGGGTGAATATGTTAGTGGTGAACCCGCTGATGTCACACGTAAACGCAACCAGGTAAAACGCGAGATAAAGGATATCGAACGCGACCTGGCAGGTTGTCGCCTGCTGGTGCTTCGTAGCGAAGAACTGCAAAAAAGCATCAGCCAGGAAACAAAGGCGTTACTCGCACGTCAACTGTCAGCGAAGGGTACAAACATTGGCGTACTGCTGATGGATAACTGGCAGGAGCCGGCGCTTTGGCTTTCTGCGAGCAAGGATTTTATACGTCGTCATAGTGGTATTTCGCGCCTTGAACCAGAAGACTGGGCGCTGCTGGCGATGCTTGCCGTTATCAGCTTCATTGCCGGTCTGTGGCTGCGCTTGCGGTTGTTGCAACGCGCCAGGTCAGGTGCGTGGGCCGATGACCTGGCCGGACACTTTTCCTGTGCGCTGGTCAGTACCGTGTCACACCATCTGCCCTGGCTGGCAACCAGCAGTGTGCTGGCCATTAGTCTGTACACTATGACAGGGGATGTCTCGCCGGTACCGTTCATTAATATTGCACTGTATACATTACCGTTCTACCTGCTTGCCGTTATGGTCATACAGTTGTTCCTGGCACCGCACCAACCCGGCGTATTGTTTGTTAATGTGCCGCCGTTGCTGGCAAAGCAGCTATCCAGGCGTTTGACAGTACTCGTTTTGCTGGCCTACGTGGGTGTTTTACTGTTTTACACCTTGCTTGCGCAGAGTTTGCCAGAGTCCGCATTCCTGCTGGCACGGGGTGTGTTTGCTGCGATCCTGGCGCTGAACCTGATCTGGGCCTTGTGGTTGATCATGCGGTTGCCGCATTTGTCCGGCGTACGCGCTGTTAACTGGCTGCTGATGCTGGTCCTGCTGGGTGCGCTGGCGGCAGAGTGGGCCGGTTACCGTAACCTGTCCGTCACCCTGTTACGCATACTGCTCGGTACGTCGCTGGTCATAGCCGTAACCGTTTTTCTCAGTCGATTGCTGCGGGAATTCTACGACTCACTGGATGAAGGCACCCGTCGCCAGACGCGCTCGATCCGGAGACTGCTCGGTGTAAGGACGGGTGAACATTTCCCTGGCCTGATATGGATCCGGATTACCACGGCCCTGATGCTCTGGGGTATGGCTGCGCTGGCTGTTTTGCGTGTGTGGGGTGCATCCGACGCTACACTGAAACAGATCAGCGAGTGGTTCATGAGCGGCTTCGAGCTGGGCTCGCTCAAGATCGTGCCGGTACGAATTCTTCTTGCCATTGTCAGTTTTGCAGTACTTGTCGCGTTGGCAGGCTGGGTGCGGGCAAAGCTCGAAAGCAGCTGGTTGAGTCGCGCGCGCATGGAACGAGGCGCCCGTGAAGCGCTGGTCACCATCAGCGGGTACCTGTTGATCATGCTGGCAATCCTGGTCGGGCTGGGTATTTCCGGCGTTGATTTTTCCAACCTTGCCATTATTGCCGGCGCACTTTCTGTTGGTATTGGTTTCGGGCTGCAGAATATCGTCAATAATTTTGTATCAGGCCTGATACTGTTGTTCGAGCGCCCGATCAAGACAGGAGACTGGGTAGTCGTGGGGGGAACGGAAGGTTACGTCAAACGCATCCGAATACGTTCCACGCAGATACAGACCTTCGACCGTGCCGATGTCATTGTGCCCAACTCCGAACTTATTTCGAACCAGGTGACCAACTGGATGCTTTACGACATGCGCGGTCGTGTCCGGGTTCCGGTTGGAGTCGCTTACGGTAGTGATACAGAAAAGGTGAAGGACATCCTGTTGCAGGTTGCTGCGGAAAACCCGAAAGTGATTAACGATGGCACTACGGGTAAGCCGCGTGTGCTGTTCCGGGAATTCGGCGACAGCGCCCTGGCATTCGAGTTGCGCTGTTATATCCACAATATCGACGAGCGGGTGAGGGTGATCAGCGACCTCAACTTTGCGATCGACAAGGCCTTCCGCGAGGCGGGCATCGAGATTCCGTTCCCGCAGCGTGACCTGCACATGCGCAGCTGGGATGCTGATAAAGGGCCTCCGGCTGATGCTGGCTAG
- a CDS encoding alpha/beta hydrolase, giving the protein MTYLRSIAGLFGSTSELSERHRVKTPGYEWMQGVETLDDYFRICRERVVFSRTDLKTERREHIIDGNSPFQLSPANSQGASRTILMTHGLTDSPFLMRDIGAWFQSQGFRVLSMQLPGHGTRPGDLLDVRWQDWARAQRRLIDMLAEESDELYLLGFSLGAVLSLYQALHTPRFSALFLFSPAIRITSLVRAACPLAVAGRWWQRAAWFDVQPDTDSFKYESLTNRAICEVYRLTEAQRRLAAITGLKTPLFVAASENDATIDSPAVIDWFARQQSAHKRMLYYSTGQPGVPDGVRVINARHPEQRIRSYSHTALLQSPENPHYGEEGTLRFCTHYYRLDPEKYRRCKAGEEDCIGEMFDESEDCKVIRRLTWNPGYTEMLEEIRQFLDQLKQDDLISHNGRNT; this is encoded by the coding sequence GTGACGTATTTACGCAGTATTGCCGGTCTGTTTGGTTCAACATCTGAATTGTCAGAACGCCATCGTGTGAAAACGCCGGGATACGAATGGATGCAGGGTGTCGAAACCCTCGACGACTACTTTCGGATATGCCGAGAGCGTGTCGTTTTTTCTCGCACCGACCTGAAAACGGAACGCCGTGAGCACATCATCGACGGTAACAGTCCATTTCAGTTATCGCCGGCAAACAGTCAGGGGGCAAGTCGTACAATCCTGATGACACACGGCCTTACCGATTCCCCCTTTTTAATGCGTGATATCGGCGCCTGGTTTCAATCACAGGGGTTTCGCGTGTTGTCCATGCAACTGCCCGGTCACGGTACACGGCCCGGAGATCTGCTCGATGTGCGCTGGCAGGACTGGGCCAGGGCGCAGCGCCGGTTAATCGATATGCTTGCGGAAGAAAGTGACGAGCTTTACCTGCTGGGGTTTTCGCTTGGAGCTGTACTAAGCCTCTACCAGGCACTGCATACACCTCGTTTCAGTGCACTTTTTCTGTTTTCACCGGCCATCCGGATAACGTCGCTGGTGCGTGCGGCCTGCCCGCTCGCGGTGGCCGGGCGCTGGTGGCAGCGGGCCGCCTGGTTCGATGTGCAGCCGGATACGGACAGTTTCAAATACGAGTCACTGACAAACCGTGCCATTTGCGAAGTGTATCGGCTGACCGAGGCACAAAGACGTCTGGCCGCAATTACCGGGCTGAAAACTCCCCTGTTTGTTGCTGCAAGTGAAAATGATGCCACCATAGACAGCCCGGCAGTTATCGACTGGTTTGCGCGTCAACAAAGTGCGCACAAGCGTATGCTCTACTACAGTACCGGCCAACCTGGCGTGCCGGATGGCGTGCGGGTCATCAATGCACGGCACCCCGAGCAGCGGATTCGCAGTTATTCACACACGGCGTTGCTCCAGTCGCCGGAAAACCCGCACTACGGGGAGGAGGGTACACTGCGATTCTGTACGCACTACTATCGGCTGGACCCGGAAAAATACCGGCGTTGCAAGGCCGGTGAAGAAGACTGTATCGGTGAAATGTTTGATGAGTCGGAAGACTGCAAGGTGATTCGTCGCCTTACATGGAATCCCGGGTACACTGAGATGCTGGAGGAGATCCGGCAGTTTCTCGATCAACTGAAGCAGGATGATCTGATTTCGCATAACGGACGAAACACATGA
- the rnhB gene encoding ribonuclease HII has product MAEQTEVYFVDPGICHAGVDEVGRGPLAGPVVAAAVILDPQRPVSGLRDSKKLTEKRRDVLFDEICECALAWSLGRAEVEEIDRINILQASLLAMRRAVDGLSIEPEQVLVDGNRCPELRHPCEAIVKGDDRVPAISAASIIAKVSRDREMIALDAQYPGYGLSRHKGYPSKAHLEALRTLGVTPMHRRSYAPVRRLLDGES; this is encoded by the coding sequence GTGGCTGAGCAAACCGAAGTGTATTTCGTGGATCCCGGCATCTGTCATGCCGGTGTGGATGAAGTCGGACGTGGCCCGCTGGCCGGCCCGGTGGTGGCGGCTGCAGTGATTCTTGACCCACAACGCCCCGTGTCGGGCCTGCGGGATTCCAAGAAACTCACCGAGAAGCGGCGTGATGTGCTATTCGATGAAATTTGCGAATGCGCACTGGCCTGGTCACTGGGTCGTGCCGAAGTCGAAGAGATCGATCGTATCAATATTCTGCAGGCCAGCCTGCTGGCCATGCGTCGTGCCGTGGATGGCCTGTCGATCGAACCTGAGCAGGTACTGGTCGACGGCAACCGCTGCCCCGAGTTGCGACACCCTTGTGAAGCTATTGTTAAAGGTGATGACAGGGTGCCGGCGATCAGTGCCGCATCCATTATTGCCAAGGTCAGCCGTGACCGGGAAATGATCGCGCTGGATGCTCAATACCCCGGCTACGGCCTTTCCCGTCACAAGGGTTACCCCAGCAAGGCACACCTTGAGGCACTGCGCACCCTCGGTGTGACGCCCATGCACAGACGTTCCTACGCACCTGTACGGCGTCTACTCGACGGAGAGAGCTGA
- the lpxB gene encoding lipid-A-disaccharide synthase — MTRQLRIGLVAGEVSGDQLGASLIHAIRERYPKTVFEGVAGPEMREAGCTALADIDALSVMGLAEVLGRLPSLVSLRRRLRRHFMASPPDVFVGIDAPDFNLGLEAGLKRAGIPVVHWVSPSVWAWRQYRVRKIGRSVDLMLTLFPFEEQFYRQHDIASFCTGHPLADDIPERSDPVHAQAKLGLQGGKRYVGLLPGSRRSEVARLLPVFLEAAQRCRQLAGDIEFLIPAANKNIYRQCQQVMAATAGCADLSVTLFEGQAREVIQSADAILLASGTAALECLLVGRPMLVAYRLHPLSAPLAKRLLETPYVSLPNHLLGRMQVPEYLQQDVTPSRLAEGLLALLQDPERAAAQVAPFSAVHRDLKRGAAARAAQYIVEIASG; from the coding sequence ATGACGCGGCAACTGCGTATCGGGCTGGTAGCCGGTGAGGTGTCGGGTGATCAGCTCGGCGCATCACTGATACATGCAATTCGCGAACGTTACCCGAAAACTGTTTTCGAAGGTGTAGCAGGTCCAGAAATGCGTGAGGCAGGCTGTACTGCGCTCGCAGATATCGATGCCTTGTCGGTCATGGGGCTTGCTGAAGTCCTGGGCCGTTTACCATCGCTTGTTAGCTTGCGTCGCCGCTTGCGCCGGCATTTTATGGCCAGTCCGCCAGACGTATTTGTCGGTATTGATGCGCCGGATTTTAACCTGGGTCTTGAAGCCGGTCTGAAGCGTGCAGGCATTCCTGTCGTCCACTGGGTCAGCCCTTCAGTCTGGGCCTGGCGGCAATACCGTGTCAGGAAGATCGGGCGTAGTGTTGACCTTATGCTGACGCTGTTCCCGTTTGAAGAACAGTTCTACCGACAGCACGACATTGCATCGTTTTGTACCGGGCATCCGCTGGCTGACGATATACCCGAACGCAGTGACCCGGTGCATGCACAGGCGAAGCTTGGTCTGCAAGGCGGGAAGCGCTACGTTGGACTGCTACCGGGAAGTCGGCGCAGTGAAGTAGCAAGATTGTTGCCCGTATTCCTTGAAGCAGCGCAGCGTTGCCGTCAGTTGGCCGGTGATATTGAGTTCCTGATTCCCGCCGCCAACAAAAATATTTACCGCCAGTGCCAGCAAGTGATGGCCGCCACGGCAGGCTGTGCAGACTTGTCCGTTACGCTGTTTGAGGGTCAGGCGCGTGAGGTCATACAGTCGGCAGATGCCATACTATTGGCATCCGGAACCGCCGCTCTGGAGTGTCTGCTGGTTGGCCGGCCGATGCTGGTGGCGTACCGTTTACATCCATTGAGTGCACCGCTGGCGAAGCGACTGCTGGAAACCCCCTATGTTTCGTTACCGAATCATTTGCTGGGGCGTATGCAGGTACCGGAGTACCTGCAACAGGATGTCACGCCATCACGCCTGGCCGAGGGTCTGCTCGCATTGCTGCAGGATCCTGAGCGTGCAGCGGCCCAGGTTGCACCTTTTTCCGCGGTTCACCGCGATCTGAAACGTGGTGCCGCAGCGCGCGCCGCACAGTATATTGTGGAGATAGCAAGTGGCTGA
- the lpxA gene encoding acyl-ACP--UDP-N-acetylglucosamine O-acyltransferase, whose protein sequence is MPDNDKVSLVHPTAVIDPQARIASDVIVGPYSVIGAGVEIESGNWIGPHVVIVGETLVGRNNRIFSFASLGDMPQDKKYDGERTRLEIGDSNTIREYVTINRGTVQDSGVTQVGNDNWIMAYVHIAHDCRIGDHTVLANNATLAGHVHVGDYVTLGGATLVHQYCHIGEYAFSAYGARINKDVPPFITVSEGKARPRGLNSEGLKRNGFDEARIRTLKEAYRALYREDLPLDQAIEQLASLDDAYGDVARLRVFVTGRQRSIVR, encoded by the coding sequence TTGCCGGATAACGATAAAGTCTCACTGGTGCATCCCACTGCGGTTATTGACCCGCAGGCGCGTATAGCATCCGATGTTATTGTTGGCCCATACAGTGTGATCGGTGCCGGCGTGGAAATCGAATCGGGCAACTGGATTGGTCCGCACGTTGTTATCGTCGGCGAAACGCTTGTTGGTCGCAACAATCGTATCTTCTCATTTGCTTCACTCGGTGATATGCCGCAGGACAAGAAGTACGACGGTGAGCGTACCCGCCTGGAAATAGGTGACAGCAATACAATACGCGAATATGTCACTATCAATCGTGGCACTGTGCAGGACAGTGGCGTGACGCAGGTAGGCAATGACAACTGGATCATGGCCTACGTGCACATTGCCCACGATTGTCGCATCGGTGATCATACCGTGCTTGCAAACAACGCAACACTGGCCGGGCACGTGCATGTCGGTGACTATGTGACACTGGGTGGTGCCACACTGGTGCACCAGTATTGCCACATTGGTGAGTATGCGTTTTCAGCCTACGGTGCGCGCATCAACAAGGATGTGCCTCCGTTCATTACAGTGAGTGAAGGCAAGGCAAGGCCACGTGGACTGAATAGCGAGGGGCTAAAGCGAAACGGTTTCGACGAGGCCCGTATACGGACGCTCAAGGAAGCTTACCGTGCGCTATACCGTGAGGATCTGCCGCTGGACCAGGCCATCGAACAACTGGCATCACTCGATGATGCGTACGGCGACGTCGCCCGGCTACGGGTATTTGTGACCGGCCGTCAGCGAAGTATTGTACGTTAG
- the fabZ gene encoding 3-hydroxyacyl-ACP dehydratase FabZ: protein MDINEIKNTLPHRYPFLLVDRVLEFESGKSLVAIKNVTVNEPFFQGHFPEKPVMPGVLILEALAQATGLLAFRTEGRDAARDSLYYFVGIDKARFKRPVEPGDQLRLSVEVIKVKRGIWVFNTEATVDGKIAATAVIMCTERKIDE, encoded by the coding sequence ATGGATATCAACGAGATTAAAAATACACTTCCGCATCGCTACCCGTTTTTACTGGTAGATCGCGTGCTGGAATTTGAATCGGGCAAGTCTCTGGTTGCGATCAAGAATGTGACGGTTAATGAACCTTTCTTCCAGGGTCATTTCCCCGAGAAGCCGGTCATGCCGGGCGTGCTGATTCTCGAGGCATTGGCGCAGGCAACAGGCTTGCTGGCGTTTCGTACCGAGGGAAGGGATGCTGCGCGAGATTCACTCTATTATTTTGTCGGCATCGACAAGGCGCGCTTCAAACGACCGGTTGAGCCGGGCGACCAACTGCGACTGTCGGTCGAGGTGATCAAGGTCAAGCGGGGTATCTGGGTGTTTAATACTGAAGCGACTGTTGATGGCAAGATTGCCGCAACGGCTGTCATTATGTGTACCGAACGCAAAATCGACGAATAG
- the lpxD gene encoding UDP-3-O-(3-hydroxymyristoyl)glucosamine N-acyltransferase, producing the protein MSITLLELAEQLGVDLLGDGDTLISAVSTLQHGSEGELGFLANSSYRKYLAETKLSAVILSENDAGDSPVAVLVSTNPYADYARAVQLLYPPKPVIAGVHESAIIQAGAEVDPGASIGPNVVIAADARIGKRVQLGPGCVIDEGVSIGDDSYLVANVTVLAKARIGCRVTIQPGAVIGSEGFGIAAIDNGWLKVPQLGSVQIGNDVDIGANTTIDRGALEDTVIEEGVRIDNQVQVAHNVFIGAHTAIAGCVGISGSARIGRHCRLAGGVGIVGHLEIADHVTVTGMSMVTRSITREGTTWSAGTPLMQNAEWRRNAVRMKQLENLSKRLSGLEKKIK; encoded by the coding sequence ATGTCGATTACCCTGCTGGAACTGGCAGAGCAGCTTGGTGTGGACTTGCTTGGAGATGGCGACACACTGATCTCTGCGGTATCCACCTTGCAGCATGGATCTGAAGGTGAGCTGGGTTTTCTGGCCAACTCGAGCTACCGGAAATATCTGGCGGAGACGAAGTTATCAGCTGTTATCCTGTCGGAGAACGATGCAGGCGACAGTCCGGTAGCGGTTCTGGTCTCGACGAATCCGTATGCGGACTACGCGCGTGCTGTGCAGTTACTGTATCCACCGAAACCTGTTATTGCGGGTGTACACGAAAGTGCAATCATCCAGGCTGGTGCAGAAGTTGATCCTGGTGCCAGTATTGGACCGAACGTGGTAATTGCGGCAGATGCGCGTATTGGCAAGCGGGTACAGCTTGGCCCGGGTTGCGTGATTGACGAGGGTGTATCGATCGGCGATGACAGCTACCTGGTGGCGAATGTCACTGTGCTGGCGAAAGCCCGTATTGGCTGCCGGGTCACTATTCAGCCCGGCGCAGTGATAGGCAGTGAAGGTTTTGGTATAGCGGCGATTGATAACGGCTGGCTGAAGGTGCCGCAGCTGGGGAGTGTGCAGATTGGCAATGATGTTGATATTGGTGCCAATACTACCATTGATCGTGGTGCGCTCGAGGACACGGTAATCGAGGAAGGCGTGCGCATCGATAATCAGGTGCAAGTGGCGCACAATGTCTTCATTGGTGCGCATACTGCCATTGCCGGTTGTGTCGGTATTTCAGGTAGTGCGCGGATTGGCAGGCATTGCCGTCTTGCAGGTGGTGTAGGCATTGTAGGGCATCTGGAAATTGCCGACCACGTGACGGTTACCGGTATGTCAATGGTGACACGCTCCATAACCCGTGAGGGCACGACCTGGTCGGCGGGTACACCGCTTATGCAAAATGCAGAATGGCGGCGCAATGCAGTGCGAATGAAACAACTGGAAAATTTATCGAAACGCCTTTCTGGTCTTGAAAAAAAGATTAAATAA
- a CDS encoding OmpH family outer membrane protein — MNKFKVILAGLLMLGALSSPAYAETTVGVVNFLRMMEEAPQAKAAQTKIESEFAPREQELVALQKEIRKLEDKLAKDGAVMSESQSNKLERQILSKGRDLKRSREEFRDDLNIRKNEVTSQLQRQMLEATRALAKEKGFDIILGQGVVYADKSADITDMVLERLTSNFKSGGGK, encoded by the coding sequence GTGAACAAGTTCAAGGTAATACTGGCCGGGCTTTTGATGCTGGGCGCGCTTTCATCACCTGCGTATGCAGAAACAACCGTGGGCGTGGTGAATTTCCTGCGCATGATGGAAGAGGCACCGCAGGCCAAGGCTGCGCAGACCAAGATAGAATCGGAGTTTGCCCCGCGTGAACAGGAGCTTGTCGCTCTGCAGAAAGAAATTCGCAAGCTTGAAGACAAGCTGGCGAAAGATGGAGCAGTGATGAGCGAATCCCAGAGCAATAAACTGGAGCGCCAGATACTGTCGAAAGGGCGCGACCTGAAGCGTTCACGGGAAGAGTTCCGTGATGACCTGAATATACGAAAGAATGAGGTCACTTCACAATTACAGCGTCAGATGCTGGAAGCAACACGCGCACTGGCCAAGGAAAAGGGTTTCGACATCATTCTTGGTCAGGGTGTTGTCTATGCCGACAAGAGTGCTGATATCACCGACATGGTGCTTGAGCGACTCACGAGCAACTTCAAGTCGGGTGGCGGCAAGTAA
- the bamA gene encoding outer membrane protein assembly factor BamA — MRLSLKPLVLGMMLASSAHAFEPFNVEDIRVEGLQRIAPGTVFNYLPVKVGDRFNTFESERAIRALFKSGYFRDISLERDGGILVVQVQERPAVASIKIQGNDDIETEPLLDSLEDIGLAEGRVFNRSLLEQVEQELERQYFSRGKYGVKIKTTVTPLERNRVGILIDVSEGVVARIKQINIVGNSVFDDETLLDQFEQRTPGWLTFYTKSDQYSRQKLAADLETLRSFYQDRGYIKFNVDSTQVSITPDKKDIYITINITEGEQYHVSDIKLSGDLVVPAEELFPEFRINAGDTFSRKKVTNTVTRLTDHLGNKGYAFANVNTIPEIDEETRQVSLTFFVDPGKRVYVRRINFAGNTKTRDQVMRQEMRQMEGGWFSSKKVERSRTRLQRLGYFSTVNVETPAVPGATDEVDVNYSIAEQPSGSISVGIGFSQTSGVLLNGSISQDNFMGTGRRVSASVNNSSVNRIFSFSYQNPYYTVDGVSRGFGAFYRETDASQANIANYSTDTYGANVTYGFPVNEYDTFNFDLKADSLKLRASDFSSAQITDFIDNFGDEFKSLTLVGSFSHDTRNRRVFPSSGGVQRISVETKVPGSELEYYKLNLRAQQYVPLTRLFILSTKLQIGWGDGFGDFDNLPFFQNFFAGGTRSVRGYRDNSLGPLDSSNDPLGGSFRTVGNLEVVFPPPFMADSKSVRLSLFYDVGNVFSSTQDFSAEELRMSAGLSAVWLSPVGPLSVSIAQAFNDQSGDDTQFFQFNLGAGF, encoded by the coding sequence ATGCGATTGAGTTTGAAACCACTGGTACTCGGCATGATGCTGGCGTCGTCGGCGCATGCTTTCGAACCTTTTAACGTCGAGGATATTCGTGTTGAAGGGCTGCAGCGTATCGCGCCGGGGACGGTCTTCAACTATTTGCCGGTGAAGGTCGGTGACCGCTTCAATACATTTGAGTCAGAGCGTGCCATCCGCGCACTGTTCAAGTCCGGCTATTTTCGTGACATTAGCCTGGAGCGTGACGGGGGTATTCTTGTAGTGCAGGTGCAGGAGCGTCCTGCCGTCGCCAGTATCAAGATCCAGGGTAACGATGACATTGAAACCGAGCCGTTGCTGGATTCACTCGAAGACATCGGTCTTGCCGAGGGGCGGGTATTTAACCGGTCCTTGCTTGAACAGGTAGAGCAGGAACTGGAGCGTCAGTATTTCAGTCGTGGCAAGTATGGCGTAAAGATCAAGACCACGGTAACTCCCCTGGAGCGAAACAGGGTCGGTATTCTTATCGATGTGTCCGAGGGTGTCGTCGCGCGTATCAAGCAGATCAATATTGTCGGTAACAGCGTCTTTGACGATGAGACATTGCTTGACCAGTTTGAACAGCGAACACCGGGCTGGCTGACCTTCTATACCAAGTCTGACCAGTATTCCAGGCAGAAGCTGGCAGCGGATCTTGAGACCTTGCGTTCCTTCTACCAGGATCGTGGCTATATCAAGTTCAACGTAGATTCCACGCAGGTGTCGATCACGCCGGACAAGAAAGATATCTACATCACAATCAATATCACCGAAGGCGAGCAATATCATGTCAGTGATATCAAGCTGTCAGGTGACCTGGTGGTGCCGGCAGAAGAACTGTTCCCCGAATTCCGGATCAATGCCGGCGATACCTTTTCGCGCAAGAAGGTGACCAATACGGTTACCCGGCTTACCGACCACCTGGGCAACAAGGGCTATGCTTTCGCCAACGTCAATACTATCCCCGAGATCGATGAAGAAACACGACAGGTATCCCTGACATTCTTCGTGGACCCGGGCAAGCGGGTGTATGTCCGCAGAATCAATTTTGCCGGTAATACCAAAACCCGTGACCAGGTCATGCGCCAGGAAATGCGCCAGATGGAGGGCGGCTGGTTTTCTTCAAAGAAAGTCGAACGTTCGCGCACCCGTTTGCAGCGCCTGGGCTATTTTTCTACCGTTAATGTGGAGACTCCGGCTGTGCCTGGCGCCACCGATGAAGTTGACGTGAATTACTCCATCGCAGAACAGCCTTCAGGCAGTATTTCGGTGGGTATCGGTTTCTCCCAGACATCGGGTGTGTTGTTGAATGGCAGTATTTCCCAGGATAATTTCATGGGTACCGGCCGGCGCGTATCGGCATCGGTCAACAACAGCTCGGTTAACCGGATCTTCAGCTTTTCCTACCAGAACCCGTATTACACAGTGGATGGTGTCAGCCGTGGGTTTGGTGCTTTCTACCGCGAGACGGATGCGAGCCAGGCAAATATTGCCAATTATTCGACCGATACCTATGGCGCCAATGTGACCTACGGTTTCCCGGTCAATGAGTACGACACCTTCAATTTCGATTTGAAAGCCGATAGTCTCAAACTCAGGGCGTCAGACTTCTCGTCTGCACAAATCACGGACTTTATCGATAACTTTGGCGACGAGTTCAAAAGTCTGACACTGGTTGGCAGTTTCTCGCACGATACGCGAAACCGCCGGGTATTCCCGAGCAGTGGTGGTGTGCAACGTATAAGTGTAGAGACCAAAGTGCCTGGCTCCGAGCTGGAATACTACAAGCTCAACCTGCGTGCGCAGCAATACGTGCCTTTGACGCGCCTGTTTATATTGTCGACGAAATTACAGATAGGCTGGGGTGATGGTTTTGGTGATTTCGACAATCTTCCTTTCTTCCAGAACTTCTTTGCAGGCGGAACGCGTTCCGTGCGTGGCTACCGGGATAATTCGCTGGGTCCGCTTGACTCCAGCAATGATCCGCTCGGTGGCAGTTTCCGCACAGTGGGTAACCTGGAGGTCGTATTTCCACCGCCCTTTATGGCCGACAGTAAAAGTGTAAGACTAAGCCTGTTTTATGATGTTGGTAATGTGTTTTCTTCAACGCAGGACTTCAGTGCAGAGGAGCTGCGTATGTCGGCGGGTCTTTCTGCAGTCTGGTTGTCGCCAGTGGGCCCGTTGTCTGTCAGTATTGCCCAGGCATTTAATGACCAGAGCGGGGACGATACCCAGTTCTTCCAGTTCAATCTTGGCGCAGGCTTCTGA